actataagacACTAATCTATTagtaaagcttaaaaaatacagcttttatatttaagaagttaaattcctagaaTACCtaattttactaaaataagtttaaataaatcttaataagcttaaaataatttaaaaataaaaactactagaaacttaaaaaggaatataaagctttCTAGGCCTAGTAAACTACtattaaaggtttattaagaattataataaaattgCTAAACCACTTATTAATactacttaacttaaaaaaaataaaaaaggtaagaaaaaaataaaaaaaataaaaaacttatatataaactaaaaataaaagcagtgtttaaataacttaaaaacacACTCCTTAGTAAacctatacttattatatataaccctaataaactattagaAATTAAAACTAACTTATTagactttattattaaaggagtactaatataaaaaaataaaaataggaaaaactatttaatagtattcttcttataaaaactatataaactagaattAAAATATcctatttataataaagaatttatagtaattcttaaagcatttaaagaataaaaatactattacttagaaagtaagtataaggttaaagtttatattaactactataatattatatactttactaaaACCTAGAAACTCTTTATAAgataaatataatactttaagacACTCTTAAactttaactataaacttatttattataatagtactgctaataaataagtaaacgCCCTAAGTTAAAAAGAGGAATACTTTAAAGAAATCCTAGAAATCTAAGCTTAAATTTTAAGAAAGAATTACTAAGgaaactataaataaatataaattaatactttatttattataaaagaatataatcttattttagataaaataagggaatatatattaaatataaaactaaataaactcttagaaaaagtaattattaaaaaagatttacTAAAATAGGAAGGAAAAATCTAGGTACTACTagaattataattaaaagtaatttaagacttatattatagtataattatagtagtatactatagtattaaaataacatggaattatataatatactattataaattcctaggaataaaaaataaaatcttaaaagttattaagaaatataatatatataagaaaataaaagacaaGAGGCATTAGCTATATAggatattataactaattcTAATTCCAAAAAGGAATtagtatactattatatttaactatattactaacttACCTAAgttaaaagatttattaataaaaaaacactttaatagtatctttattattataaataaattattaaagtaattatactttttactatataagaaattatatataatagaaaATCTAGCgcatttttatataagatatatatttataaaatatagaatactaaaagaaattatattaaataaagaaagcatctttatatttaaattttagtaaaagctaatagctaaacttaaaacctattataagttaagtatagcattttacttataaataaataaataaataaaataaataaactaagttattaaagcatatttataatattatattaatctttagtaaaataactaGGTTAAGATACTACTAATTGcataaatataatataatagctttataatagaaaCTATAGGagtaatactattttatattaactataggtttacactagaagcctatagactatcttataataaactaaatgCGGATAATATATGTATTTTTGCAGaagatataatctaattataggaagaacttaaagtttaacttaaattctttaaataatacttaaaagaatatatagattatataagaattaagggaCTAACCCTTTAGAAGGGAGATATAGTCTACCTgctataatacttatataataaaaaattactaaatattaaaataaataaactaagtaataaattagaCTTTAGAAAACTTAAACCTTTTAgaatcttaaagaaaattagtaaagttaattataaattagacttatttaataatatatagcttaaaatagctatcttttatatattactacttaaaaaagcactagtaaataaaaagataggtaagctaattataaataaaattattatttaagatattaaggaagaatataaaattaaaaaactaacttatatataaataaataaaataataaaagaaaaaaagtattttactaaataaaagggttataataataataaaaacttataggTTCTAGAATAAGAACTTAAGAGGAACACCTAGATAATCCTATGGGAATATTACTAGTCCCTAGgaatagaaataataataggtttAACTTAAAGGAGGAGAGGTTAGGTACCTTAACCCTGCTTATAGACTAAACCTTATAAAGAACCTGCACCTccttattttaaacttttataagtttagtATAACACTCTTCTtccttataataattagccTCTTTTATCTCCTTAGCATTTAACCTATGCCTTACTATCTttatactataattataaagaatataataaaacttatataactatattaaataacctaatactttattaagcttcttCTACTATTTAACTAGAGCCTCTTTTATAAGCTTCtcttaatactttaaatGCTTTAGCtccttagtaatataattaactaaaaaattagtaataaaaataaaaataaaggaagaaatacttataacttaatattagaacttataaattattataagaataacctaagctataataataagcgtaattattaatacctttaactactatataataaattttcttatttaagtattatatataaggtattaccttaaaactaaataaataaataaagtttagttaagaataataataggtagtagaatataactttaatagcgcctttaactttttaatataattaggtataataataataataaaaggaagttacttatttaatataactaagggcttagacttacttataaatagtagGCTAGGCCTTAGGGATAAGACTAATAAAaggggagtattatattataacctaataacttatagttataataaataaacctatagggtatatataataaagaaacctttagctaatataactaattagAATTAtgtttactttaagaaagtaaatactagtaaataaattcctaataCAGATgatatttactttagaaaagtGAACACTAGTGAATAataggatatatatatacttcttatacttatttaaagatagttttaaatagctagttattaacatagaattaagattataacacGCTCTGCACTTCTACCATCTAGtgatattattattattgcctatattacttattaagtttcctaaccgctccgctaatataaacccagaattatttactaggtttatcccttgggaatctaccctatattaactatctagtgtacggTTCGtcacatgctgctgctactactgctactactgctactactgctactactgctactactgctactactgctactactgctactactgctactactgctactactgctgctactgctgctactgctactactgttgctactgttgctactgttgctattTGAACAAgtatttggcagctgtatatTTAACATATAACTGGCTGCCCTATTATACTAcagttggggtgttggataatgaaattagggtgctggataacttctccctaaataaaaaggatgtcaggaagaaaaaaaaacaaaaacatacaacagccggtgttcgctgatggtcacccactcaactactaatctgccggttagtggcttatctatgggggagcagacgggaccccgagttttccactacctatggtcgtatgtaCATTGTTTCTATCTACTCTATATTATATGTGAATGAGTATAAGATTGAGTACCCCCTGAGAATGGTCGAGGAAGATTGCATGTCTCCCACCTAGGGCATCCTGAACCCCGTAATAAGTCAAGTTCATAGTTCGAACATGACTCAATAGCTCAACGCTCAAGCCTTGTACCAGTGAGGAGCTTTGATATGCTTTGTGACAAAATACGGTTGGCTACCACAAGAGACAAGGCTGCAAAATTTATATCAGCAAGGGATTTGAATGTGTAGGCTCGTCTCACGCCGATTCTTTTGGAGCGGCGGAGACGCAATGCAGGCATTGTGGCACGGCTTTCTTACAATGCCAACTCCAATGGCACGAGAGTCGTTGCAAAGGCAAGTGTGGTCGTTGCCAGGATCGACACGCCTTACAAACGACAAGGAGGTAAGGGGGGAGTGCGGCAGATGCattcaagatcaagagcaATGCGACAGACCGTGGGTAAAGGATGAGAAGGATGTTTGAGTTTGATAAGAACGCTTTTATTCTATCAAATACCACAATAATTTCCGCCCACTCTATACACTTTTCTAAAAGAATCTCCACACACTATAATATTTGattctgtttttttcccccttaGTTCACGCCAGCGAGTGACCTAATTCCTATCTATTTGCCTTCCCTTTAATAGTGCCTATTCCAGCTcaatactagtagtaccgGGGGACCTTGACGTTCTAAAAACAATATCAGCTCAAGAGTCGAGTCTAACATGGGCAAAGACATTTACTTACAAATCATAGACAACGCGGGACACACCCTCCACATGATTGCAAATGGTGCGTGAGACATCCTGGGTTTGATAGTTTAGCATAGATGTGAGAGTACGGTATACAGTTGAGATGTCAACTCACCGCTAGGAAGGAATGGTCAAAGTCAAACAATCTTTGGTACGAACCCAGAAACACCAACACTACGGCTAGTATCGAGACCAGAATAGGCTCACTAATTTTCCTAACTCATCCTAAGCTCGACCAAACTGGCTTTACCATATACTTACAACAAACATCTCCAGGAGAGCTGGGAACCCATGCCAGATCATGTCAAGACCATCTCCGACAGCATACAGATCGCAAACGGTATCCTCTCGACCGGAGCGGATGCCAGCTGCACTAGACCCAACCCTTCTCGCCACAGACCTTGCCGACTTCCTCGTCAGAAAGGTGTGCCTTTCCGCGAGACACATCATATTTCAGGACAAGTCGCGAAGAGCGAGGAGCTGGGCATTCCCATGGACAAACTCTCACTTGAACAACTAAAGGCTATTGATGGTCGATTTACAGATGAAGTCATGCATACGTTTAACTATTAGACAGGCGTTGAATCAATGTCAGCGAAAGGTGGTACTAGCCGATCAAGTATTCTAGAGCAGATCAAGGTCATTAAGACTATGTTAAGCTTCAGCATAGTCGCCATGATGATTATGTGAATTTAAAGGTGTAAAAAAAGACATTAAACTCTGgtaaagattttattttccGCTACCTTTGGTCGTATACATAGCATATGGCGCAGATAATGTCTTATAAACTTGTCCAAATTCACAGAGTCCCGCAATAAAACTGCCTTGTAGGCCGTCCATCACTCGTCAGCAGCCATTCAAACCAATACGGCATTAACAGATTATCCAATtgagaggaaaaagacgcTTCAACATCCATCAATGAGCTTAATTCATATGTGTACGTATATATAGTAGCGGTATGGAAtaaaaatgaagatgaaaacagTAAGATCATAGTAATGGGACACAAATGAAACCAATGCTGATAAGCCCAATGCCACGCTCTGCATAACACGCGATGAAAGGGTACTTGGCAAATGACGATGCTGGTGCAGTCGCTATGCAGAGAAGTGtggttgaagaaaaaaaaaaatagagtaGCAATAAGCAAAAATTATGcgggcgaagaagaaatcaaagGTATAAATAGCCTTCCACTTTTTCtttcacctttttttcccaaccCAATACACAATATCCAATATAacgtccttcttttttcgttACTGTtgtacttttctttttcggttttctttattttttttttctcttttgcgtCATGACTTGTCGGCTTCTGCATCCATCTTCCGCTCCAAACTTCTGGTTGCGGCCGCGGCTGTCCCCTTGACAGGTCGTGGACTCAACACTTGAGGCACTGACTGTGCAATGCGAGTCTGTGATCCAACGGGCTGCGTCGAAATACTTTGGCTCGTTCCTCTCGATATATCATCCGTCTCCCCTCCCAGCTTGCGCAATAGCATCGCTGACTGCTGTTGAGCAAGCTTCTCTAATTGCGCTGTGGGATCCTTGTCAGGAAACTCCACGTCAGCTACCCAGCATATATGTGTAGTCTATTTAGCTGTTTTCGATTGATTAGTACGTACCCATTCGGCCTGTGACGGCACGCCCTCAGCTGCCGGCAGACCTTTTCCAGCGGCTTCACGCCCCCGAGGAACTGGGGCCGGTGTGACTGGCAAGCTGGGTCGCTCCGTCTCAGTAGGGAAGTCAGTAACCTTGAAGCCACGCTTTGTCTGTTCCTgttcatcttcgtcgtcgtctacGTCCTCATCTCCTCCCTGTCCACGGCTGCTCGATCGGTGGCGCTTCTCAACTGCTTCCGCATACTTGGAGATGCCGGGGTCTTCATCCCAGGCATTGCCTCGAGAGTATGttgtccaagatgccgtGCCGGCCTCGCTCTGTTTGTCCGATGTCTTGGATACTGGAGACTTGGGAGGCGATTTGGTTACTGAGGAACGGGCACCCGAAGGCTTGGTGGTCGCAGCTTGCGGCTGCAGTTCTGGCTCATCACCGTAGAAGGATCTGGTAGCCTTGGTCTGCTTGCTTTCCCACGGGAAGATTTGTCGTGGTGCCTGGTTCTGGCCACCCCAGTTTTGAGGTGTATCATTTCGAGTATCAGCCAGGGAAGCACTCCTGATGTTTCAATCGTGTTAATATATATTCAAGGTGTGATAGAGCGTCTGAACACAAGAGAATCGTCATCTTACTTCTGAGCCTCGTAAGCTGTGTTATAGTTTCCACTGCCGTTGGCAAGCTGAGAAATTTCCTAAGTGAAAGAATTAgcagtgtttttttttttttttttttttttttttatgtaaTTGAATATTACTGCTGGAAACTCACCTTCTCGCGGTAGTGACGATCATACACGGCCCACCATCGGCCAACCATTTCGTCGTAGGCTGAGCTGCCATATGAGGCGTTGCGGCCAGCGCGCCAGGGCTTGTCCGGACCAATGAAGTGGACCATGTTGATGCTGGACTGGAAGTGTCGGTAGGCAGGGAGGTATTGGTAGTGCGCGGAAGGAGTGACGTTGTAGGTGAAGGGCAGACGGTGGAAGTTGTTCTTGAAGTAGATGTTGAGGAGACCCTGGTCGGCGCCATCGAAGGAGATGCCCCTCTCGGTCATGGCGACCATGGCGTGGTAATCACCGTTGTTGGGCGTCAGCGCCATGACACCAGAGTTGAAGAGGTCTGGCCAACCAATATCGGGGGAGGCCGCAAAGGCGTGTGGGAGGTCGAAGAGCTCGTCCGGAGCCCGGTAGGCAACGACGTCGGCATCGATGTAGACAATTCGAGAGAACTGCGTCTGCTTCCACAGGTTGATCTTGGTAAAGGCAGAGTGCAGATCAGCTCGGTTCATGAGGTACAGGTTGGCGGGCTTGTCATTGCGGATTCGAGGAACAGGCAAGACATAGTCGTAAACGGTCTAATTGCTCGtgcaaagaggagagaaggcGCAAGTCAGCCAATTGTTCTCCAACGTACATTGTAAAAAACGCATATTTTGACTCAGAAGCGTACCTTGAGCTGGACAACAGCCTCGGCAGTCACACCGTCGAGAGTGACGAGAACTGCGAGCTTCTTGGTGGTTCCGGCGTCGCGCAGCGAGTGAGCAAGCACCAATGCGCCTGATATTTCGTTAGTGACAACACGTCTTAAAGAGTGATTGGCTAGAGAAAACTCACCAGGAAGGTAGGCATCGTTCAACAGAAGCTATATCAAGAGAGCCACGCCGCGGCGATAAGTCAGCTTGCCGTTCTTTGAGCTATATACAACGCAGATAACAGGCGGGGAAGGGAGCAGCAAGGACGAACCGTAGCATAAGCATGCTCGCCCGAGCTTGGATCAGCCATTATGAGCTAGATGAGCAAAAAGTTATAGCTAGATGCGCAAAagagaatggaagaagacgttgaGAGGGGTATTCCGCAGATCTCTGAAGACACGCTTACGGGACAGAGACGCGAGGAACGGCCTTTacggaggaggagcagagggaataagaagaagaggggaagggaagaagaggagctccGGGAGTGGGAACAGCAGCGGTAGAAATAACGAAAGCGTTGGGAGGCAACAGTACGGTGATGGAGGTTGGAATTGGGTACGGCGCAAGAGGGTGGCGTTGTTTAAGGTGCCGTCGGGCTGGCGCTACTTTTTCTCGCCTTCTTGAATCGTCGATGCGACTGCgactgcctgctgctgctacctgaTTGCTGCTAGGCCTGGCCGCCGCTCATCTACCCACAACCTGCTAAGCAGGCACTAATCCGCCTGCTCTGGCGCTGCCATGCCCATTGCCTGaggccatctccatcgccggCGGCACCTAGGCCATCCAGGTAGCTGTCTGTCCGAAAGCTGCCCTGCGGCACAGCGCCCATTGGACCCCGCCAGCCCACCTGTCATCGAGCTAGCAGCCACTAGgcgcgctgcagcagctcctgtGCGGCCTTTCCCGGGTCCAGCTCGCTGATAGCGGACGGCTTGCATGATGGCTTGCAAGCGAACCAGCCcagcctgcagctgcggcgatGCGCAGCACATCAGGCAAATGTCATGCACATGCTCGTATCGTATCGACGGAGAGGTTGGAaaaggagggggaggggtaAAAAACTCGGAacccctccagctcgtcgtcATTAGCCAACCACGTTGCTGCGAAATTTTCTCTTCGGTGCAGGGCGAACGCCGTCCGCAGATTCGTTCGCGCTTTTTGAGTTCTAGATAACAAACATTGTGCCTCAACGGTTGATCGATTTTACCAACATGGCAGATGGGTCAAGCACCCAATGCTCGAGATAAGCAGATGCTCAACCAGTACTGGTATGTACATATAACTAGtggcttctctctctctttctctcacTCACATCTCAAGATATCAAAGGTACCAGGATAGAAACCGTGCCCATTTATACTAGCATCATATCCAATTCGTCACCTTTATGCAACATCCCACCCAAAGGCGCCACTCTATAAGCCAGACGTCC
This portion of the Trichoderma atroviride chromosome 6, complete sequence genome encodes:
- a CDS encoding uncharacterized protein (CAZy:GT8), whose product is MNRADLHSAFTKINLWKQTQFSRIVYIDADVVAYRAPDELFDLPHAFAASPDIGWPDLFNSGVMALTPNNGDYHAMVAMTERGISFDGADQGLLNIYFKNNFHRLPFTYNVTPSAHYQYLPAYRHFQSSINMVHFIGPDKPWRAGRNASYGSSAYDEMVGRWWAVYDRHYREKEISQLANGSGNYNTAYEAQKSASLADTRNDTPQNWGGQNQAPRQIFPWESKQTKATRSFYGDEPELQPQAATTKPSGARSSVTKSPPKSPVSKTSDKQSEAGTASWTTYSRGNAWDEDPGISKYAEAVEKRHRSSSRGQGGDEDVDDDEDEQEQTKRGFKVTDFPTETERPSLPVTPAPVPRGREAAGKGLPAAEGVPSQAEWVRTNQSKTAK